The Bernardetia litoralis DSM 6794 genome includes a window with the following:
- a CDS encoding zinc dependent phospholipase C family protein — protein sequence MKKIFSSLLFSIFLSIFCITNAYSWGFYGHRVINRMAVYTLPPEMFGFYKAHIQYITENAVNPDRRRYAVEGEAPRHYLDMDIYGDSAWLKLPHRWKDAVEKYSEDTLMAYGIVPWTVEKFRWKLTNAMERGDAKAIIRLSADLGHYIGDSHVPLHSTENYNGQLSGQYGIHGFWESRLPELYALQYDFFVGKAQYVENTQERAWEAIIGSHIALDSVLRFEKQLTQQMGDDQKWSYETRGSTTQKLYSRPFSKAYHDMLNGQVERRMRQSIKTVGDFWLTCWVDAGQPDLNKLLLSDKEQEELDKEMKELEPSEGQSAPTLPQKPREHEGH from the coding sequence ATGAAAAAAATATTTTCTTCTCTGTTATTTTCTATATTTCTATCTATTTTTTGTATAACAAATGCCTATTCGTGGGGATTTTATGGTCATCGTGTAATTAATAGAATGGCAGTTTATACATTGCCTCCAGAAATGTTTGGATTTTATAAAGCACATATTCAATATATTACCGAAAATGCTGTCAATCCAGACCGTCGTAGGTATGCTGTTGAGGGAGAAGCTCCTCGCCATTATTTGGATATGGATATTTATGGAGATAGTGCTTGGCTAAAATTGCCTCATCGCTGGAAAGATGCTGTCGAAAAATACTCAGAAGATACATTGATGGCATATGGAATTGTTCCTTGGACAGTTGAGAAATTCCGTTGGAAGCTCACCAATGCAATGGAAAGAGGCGATGCAAAAGCAATTATCCGTCTTTCAGCAGATTTGGGTCATTACATTGGAGATTCGCATGTTCCTTTACACTCTACTGAAAATTATAATGGACAACTTTCTGGGCAATATGGAATTCATGGTTTTTGGGAATCTCGTTTGCCAGAACTTTACGCCCTACAATATGACTTTTTTGTAGGAAAGGCTCAATATGTCGAAAACACACAGGAAAGAGCTTGGGAAGCAATAATAGGTTCGCATATTGCCCTAGATTCTGTGCTTCGTTTTGAAAAACAATTAACGCAACAAATGGGAGATGACCAAAAATGGAGTTATGAAACTCGTGGTAGCACAACTCAAAAACTCTATTCAAGACCATTTTCAAAAGCCTATCATGACATGCTTAATGGACAAGTAGAACGCAGAATGAGACAATCCATTAAAACAGTAGGCGATTTTTGGCTTACCTGTTGGGTAGATGCAGGACAACCCGACCTCAACAAACTTTTACTTTCTGATAAAGAACAAGAAGAGCTAGACAAAGAAATGAAAGAATTAGAACCTTCGGAAGGACAATCTGCACCAACATTACCTCAAAAACCTAGAGAACATGAAGGACATTAA